A portion of the Krasilnikovia cinnamomea genome contains these proteins:
- a CDS encoding GMC family oxidoreductase: protein MTTETYDYVIVGGGTAGSVLANRLSEDPDVSVLVLEAGGSFVPANVDNAPLWYTLLGSGVDWGYTTVPQPGLGGRQVYEPRGKLPGGSSNLYIMMHIRGHRSDFDNWAYQGAAGWSYTDLEPYFRKLEQRQTVINAGGPDANPLSRVFIDACKDLGHPEVDDFNGPEMIGTGWHHIDVKDGKRHGALADFLEPALSRPNLTLRTDATAAKLLFSGGRCTGVAYRQQEPAGASGEGRTLPGVKLAEPGDREVRAAREVLVCLGAIESPKLLQLSGVGAAGLLGQHGIDVVADLPGVGENFHNHVLTGLIAETVDPVQPGRQNLSESALFTRSQPGLPAPDLQLAFVHVPFDIIVGQNHPNAVSILPGVVRPNSRGSVRLASADPFAAPLIDPNYLGDHSDVERMVQAVKMSRDIFAAPAFKGLLKGELLPGADVRTDKEIEEFVRNRADCYHHQAGSCRIGVDDLAVVDPSLKVRGVEGVRVVDASVMPAVPSGNCHTAIVAIAEKAADLIKESRHG, encoded by the coding sequence GTGACCACGGAAACGTACGACTACGTCATCGTCGGCGGCGGCACCGCGGGATCGGTGCTGGCGAACCGGCTGAGCGAGGACCCGGACGTCAGCGTCCTGGTGCTGGAGGCCGGTGGCAGCTTCGTACCGGCCAACGTGGACAACGCGCCGCTGTGGTACACGCTGCTCGGCAGCGGCGTGGACTGGGGCTACACCACGGTCCCGCAGCCGGGCCTGGGCGGCCGGCAGGTGTACGAGCCGCGCGGCAAGCTCCCCGGCGGCAGCAGCAACCTGTACATCATGATGCACATCCGGGGGCACCGGTCGGACTTCGACAACTGGGCCTACCAGGGCGCGGCCGGCTGGTCGTACACGGATCTGGAGCCGTATTTCCGCAAGCTGGAGCAGCGGCAGACGGTGATCAACGCTGGCGGCCCGGACGCGAACCCGCTGTCGCGGGTGTTCATCGACGCCTGCAAGGACCTCGGCCACCCCGAGGTCGACGACTTCAACGGCCCGGAAATGATCGGTACGGGCTGGCACCACATCGACGTGAAGGACGGCAAGCGCCACGGCGCCCTGGCCGACTTCCTGGAGCCGGCGCTGTCCCGCCCGAACCTGACGCTGCGCACCGACGCGACGGCAGCGAAGCTGCTGTTCTCCGGCGGCCGGTGCACCGGCGTGGCCTACCGCCAGCAGGAGCCGGCCGGTGCCTCGGGCGAGGGCCGTACGCTGCCCGGCGTCAAGCTGGCCGAGCCGGGCGACCGCGAGGTACGCGCGGCCCGCGAGGTGCTGGTCTGCCTCGGCGCCATCGAGTCGCCGAAGCTGCTGCAGCTCTCCGGTGTCGGCGCCGCGGGCCTGCTGGGCCAGCACGGCATCGACGTGGTGGCCGACCTGCCCGGTGTGGGGGAGAACTTCCACAACCACGTGCTCACCGGCCTGATCGCGGAGACCGTCGACCCGGTCCAGCCGGGGCGGCAGAACCTCTCCGAGTCGGCGCTGTTCACCCGGTCGCAGCCGGGGTTGCCCGCGCCCGACCTGCAGCTGGCGTTCGTACACGTGCCGTTCGACATCATCGTCGGGCAGAACCACCCGAACGCGGTGTCGATCCTGCCCGGCGTGGTCCGCCCGAACTCGCGCGGCAGCGTGCGGCTGGCCTCGGCGGACCCGTTCGCCGCGCCGCTGATCGACCCGAACTACCTGGGCGACCACTCCGACGTGGAGCGCATGGTGCAGGCCGTCAAGATGTCCCGCGACATCTTCGCCGCGCCCGCGTTCAAGGGCCTGCTCAAGGGTGAGCTGCTGCCCGGCGCGGACGTGCGGACCGACAAGGAGATCGAGGAGTTCGTGCGCAACCGCGCGGACTGCTACCACCACCAGGCCGGGTCCTGCCGGATCGGGGTCGACGACCTCGCGGTCGTGGACCCGTCGCTGAAGGTCCGTGGCGTGGAGGGCGTCCGCGTGGTGGACGCCAGCGTGATGCCGGCCGTGCCGTCCGGCAACTGCCACACGGCCATCGTCGCCATCGCCGAGAAGGCCGCCGATCTGATCAAGGAGAGCCGTCATGGCTGA
- a CDS encoding DJ-1/PfpI family protein, with amino-acid sequence MADVALRQGPLSGAKVAVLVESDFFEPEIHYYQRRFAEEGAEVHFLTRLWGQDQITFSGHEWRAPFTASMSVEGIDDETLRSYDAVIVPSGMVSDRLRYTEDVSKLAPAVDLVRRAFDEPGILKGIICHGFWLLAPIPETIRGRKVVCHNNLVGDVRNMGAEYVDADVVEDGDDLVTGRTGMHAHLFARQIIDRLIERRRS; translated from the coding sequence ATGGCTGACGTCGCGCTGCGTCAAGGCCCGCTGTCCGGTGCGAAGGTCGCCGTCCTGGTGGAGAGCGACTTCTTCGAGCCCGAGATCCACTACTACCAGCGCCGCTTCGCCGAGGAGGGCGCGGAGGTGCACTTCCTGACCCGGCTCTGGGGCCAGGACCAGATCACCTTCAGCGGGCACGAGTGGCGGGCGCCGTTCACCGCGTCGATGAGTGTAGAGGGGATCGACGACGAGACGCTGCGCTCGTACGATGCGGTCATCGTGCCCTCGGGCATGGTGTCCGACCGGCTGCGCTACACCGAGGACGTGAGCAAGCTGGCCCCGGCGGTCGACCTGGTGCGCCGGGCGTTCGACGAGCCGGGCATCCTCAAGGGGATCATCTGCCACGGCTTCTGGCTGCTGGCGCCGATCCCCGAGACGATCCGCGGCCGCAAGGTCGTCTGCCACAACAACCTGGTCGGCGACGTCCGCAACATGGGCGCCGAGTACGTCGACGCTGACGTGGTCGAGGACGGCGACGACCTGGTGACCGGGCGCACCGGCATGCACGCGCACCTGTTCGCCCGGCAGATCATCGACCGGCTGATCGAACGGCGCCGGTCGTGA
- a CDS encoding VOC family protein, protein MTALAAGSAASGRAASGPAAPALRWSHVALNCADQKVTEEFYARWFGFERARVVELDGGAEIIFLRQGDVYLELFATTDATPFAVSADGPAYHGIARHLAFQTDDLDAFLERVGDAIPVSLGPLKFDSFIAGWHSVWLTDPDGVIVEVSQGYRDADPADLLAAHVHSGPSA, encoded by the coding sequence GTGACCGCGCTCGCGGCGGGATCGGCTGCTTCGGGACGGGCTGCTTCGGGACCGGCCGCGCCCGCGCTGCGCTGGTCGCATGTCGCGCTCAACTGCGCCGACCAGAAAGTCACCGAAGAGTTCTACGCGCGCTGGTTTGGTTTCGAGCGGGCCAGGGTGGTCGAGCTGGACGGGGGCGCGGAGATCATCTTCCTCCGTCAGGGCGACGTCTACCTGGAGCTGTTCGCGACCACCGATGCCACCCCGTTCGCGGTGAGCGCGGACGGCCCGGCGTACCACGGGATCGCCCGGCACCTGGCGTTCCAGACCGACGATCTGGACGCGTTCCTGGAGCGGGTGGGTGACGCCATCCCGGTGTCGCTGGGGCCGCTGAAATTCGACAGTTTCATCGCGGGCTGGCACAGCGTCTGGCTCACCGACCCCGACGGCGTGATTGTCGAGGTCAGCCAGGGGTACCGCGACGCCGACCCGGCCGACCTGCTGGCCGCGCACGTCCATTCCGGACCGAGCGCATAA
- a CDS encoding aldo/keto reductase, with protein sequence MFLGTMTFGTDWGWGAPLDECRKLYTAFVEAGGNVIDTADKYTEGESERIVGELIKQDRDRMVVATKYTLSSDGTDPNASGNHRKNLTRAIESSLTRLATDRIDLLWVHIWDPATPIEETMRALDDAVRAGKILYVGISDTPAWVISRANTLADWRGWTPFAGVQLPYSLVQRDAERELLPMAEAMGLSVAAWSPLARGVLSGKFTRSTPTTQHTRVRAEDIDERELAIARTVDAVADELGASSSQVALAWLRAGRPNLHVVLGARRLEQLTDNLGAAELELPEDAIRRLDEASAIELGFPADFISSMGGFTYGPVGERVDFTDRA encoded by the coding sequence ATGTTCCTCGGCACGATGACCTTCGGCACGGACTGGGGCTGGGGCGCGCCGCTCGACGAATGCCGCAAGCTGTACACGGCATTCGTCGAGGCCGGCGGCAACGTCATCGACACCGCCGACAAGTACACCGAGGGCGAGAGCGAACGCATCGTCGGTGAACTGATCAAGCAGGACCGCGACCGGATGGTCGTGGCGACCAAGTACACGCTCTCGTCCGACGGCACCGACCCGAACGCGTCCGGCAACCACCGCAAGAACCTGACCCGGGCGATCGAGTCCAGCCTCACCCGGCTGGCCACGGACCGGATCGACCTGCTCTGGGTGCACATCTGGGACCCGGCCACGCCGATCGAGGAGACGATGCGCGCGCTGGACGACGCCGTCCGCGCCGGCAAGATCCTCTACGTGGGCATCTCGGACACCCCGGCCTGGGTGATCTCCCGCGCCAACACGCTCGCCGACTGGCGGGGCTGGACCCCGTTCGCCGGGGTGCAGCTGCCGTACAGCCTGGTGCAGCGCGACGCGGAGCGGGAGCTGCTGCCGATGGCGGAGGCGATGGGGCTGTCCGTGGCCGCCTGGTCGCCGCTGGCCCGGGGCGTGCTGTCCGGCAAGTTCACCCGGTCCACCCCGACAACGCAGCACACCCGGGTCCGGGCCGAGGATATCGACGAGCGGGAGCTGGCGATCGCGCGGACGGTCGACGCCGTCGCCGACGAGCTGGGCGCCAGCTCGTCGCAGGTGGCACTGGCCTGGTTGAGGGCCGGCCGGCCCAACCTGCACGTGGTCCTGGGCGCCCGCCGCCTGGAGCAGCTGACCGACAACCTCGGCGCGGCCGAGCTGGAGCTGCCGGAGGACGCGATCCGCCGGCTGGACGAGGCGAGCGCGATCGAGCTGGGCTTCCCCGCCGACTTCATCAGCTCGATGGGCGGGTTCACCTACGGCCCGGTCGGCGAGCGCGTCGACTTCACCGACCGCGCCTGA